Proteins encoded by one window of Bacillus rossius redtenbacheri isolate Brsri chromosome 14, Brsri_v3, whole genome shotgun sequence:
- the LOC134539104 gene encoding protein MEMO1 isoform X1 encodes MAVRRASHAGSWYSDSGKELIGQLDAWVNNACLSHGPARAIIAPHAGYQYCGACSGFAYRQISPVVVRRVFILGPSHHVRLAGCALSPAVKYQTPLYDLRVDAQVYKELDSTGQFEWMNLSIDEDEHSIEMHLPFIARVMEDYKDSFTIVPVLVGSLGPDKESAYGRIFARYLADPQNLFVISSDFCHWGHRFRYTFYDRSWGEIYQSIQVLDRTGMDIIESMNPTAFTEYLKKFGNTICGRHPIGVLLQVSEIMYTHFLLGRVLWKLHCTGKNQNQNQRGTVGKQDVCQHGTALSIFVYFTHTT; translated from the exons GGAAAGAGTTGATCGGCCAACTGGACGCATGGGTGAACAACGCATGTCTCTCTCACGGGCCGGCCCGCGCCATCATAGCCCC TCACGCAGGTTACCAGTACTGCGGTGCTTGCAGTGGGTTTGCATACCGCCAGATCAGTCCGGTTGTCGT GCGGCGTGTTTTCATCCTGGGACCGTCTCACCACGTGCGTCTCGCGGGCTGTGCCCTGTCTCCCGCGGTCAAGTACCAGACGCCTCTCTACGACCTAAGAGTTGACGCCCAAG TGTACAAGGAGCTGGACTCGACCGGCCAGTTCGAGTGGATGAACCTCTCGATCGACGAGGACGAGCACAGCATAGAGATGCACCTCCCTTTCATCGCGAGGGTCATGGAGGA ctACAAGGACTCGTTCACCATCGTCCCGGTGCTGGTGGGCTCGCTCGGCCCCGACAAGGAGTCCGCGTACGGCCGGATATTCGCCCGCTACCTGGCCGACCCGCAGAACCTCTTCGTGATCTCGTCCGACTTCTGCCACTGGGGCCACCGGTTCCGCTACACGTTCTACGACCGCAGCTGGGGCGAGATCTACCAGTCCATCCAGGTGCTCGACAGAACG GGAATGGACATAATTGAATCTATGAACCCAACTGCCTTCACCGAGTATCTGAAAAAGTTTGGAAATACAATTTGTGGAAGACATCCTATTGGTGTTTTGCTTCAGGTGAGTGAAATTATGTATACTCATTTTTTGTTAGGTAGGGTTTTGTGGAAGTTGCATTGTACGGGCAAGAATCAGAATCAGAATCAGCGCGGAACAGTAGGGAAACAGGATGTATGTCAGCATGGAACAGCACTTTccatttttgtgtattttactcATACTACATAA
- the LOC134539104 gene encoding protein MEMO1 isoform X2 has translation MAVRRASHAGSWYSDSGKELIGQLDAWVNNACLSHGPARAIIAPHAGYQYCGACSGFAYRQISPVVVRRVFILGPSHHVRLAGCALSPAVKYQTPLYDLRVDAQVYKELDSTGQFEWMNLSIDEDEHSIEMHLPFIARVMEDYKDSFTIVPVLVGSLGPDKESAYGRIFARYLADPQNLFVISSDFCHWGHRFRYTFYDRSWGEIYQSIQVLDRTGMDIIESMNPTAFTEYLKKFGNTICGRHPIGVLLQAIHSLQLSGTNGHKMCLKFLKYAQSSQCCSMNDSSVSYAAAALTFE, from the exons GGAAAGAGTTGATCGGCCAACTGGACGCATGGGTGAACAACGCATGTCTCTCTCACGGGCCGGCCCGCGCCATCATAGCCCC TCACGCAGGTTACCAGTACTGCGGTGCTTGCAGTGGGTTTGCATACCGCCAGATCAGTCCGGTTGTCGT GCGGCGTGTTTTCATCCTGGGACCGTCTCACCACGTGCGTCTCGCGGGCTGTGCCCTGTCTCCCGCGGTCAAGTACCAGACGCCTCTCTACGACCTAAGAGTTGACGCCCAAG TGTACAAGGAGCTGGACTCGACCGGCCAGTTCGAGTGGATGAACCTCTCGATCGACGAGGACGAGCACAGCATAGAGATGCACCTCCCTTTCATCGCGAGGGTCATGGAGGA ctACAAGGACTCGTTCACCATCGTCCCGGTGCTGGTGGGCTCGCTCGGCCCCGACAAGGAGTCCGCGTACGGCCGGATATTCGCCCGCTACCTGGCCGACCCGCAGAACCTCTTCGTGATCTCGTCCGACTTCTGCCACTGGGGCCACCGGTTCCGCTACACGTTCTACGACCGCAGCTGGGGCGAGATCTACCAGTCCATCCAGGTGCTCGACAGAACG GGAATGGACATAATTGAATCTATGAACCCAACTGCCTTCACCGAGTATCTGAAAAAGTTTGGAAATACAATTTGTGGAAGACATCCTATTGGTGTTTTGCTTCAG GCTATCCACAGTCTCCAGCTGTCTGGCACGAACGGACACAAGATGTGCCTGAAGTTCCTGAAGTACGCCCAGTCTAGCCAGTGCTGCTCGATGAACGATTCGTCGGTGAGCTACGCGGCCGCGGCCCTCACGTTCGAATAA